The Deinococcus ruber DNA window CGGCACTCTAGAGCAATGATCGGAAGAAGGAAGGCGGCGGCAGGAAGGGGGAACAGCGTCCTGAATGGCCTTTCGGCCTATTTTCCCTAAGCTCTTCTTTTGTCGCTCTTCTTTTATCCCATGCTCGAAAGAATGTGGGCGATGAGGTATGCCTGCGGCTCCTCATCACCCATCACTCGCCCCGCGTTACTCGCTCTTAACTTTCCAGCTCCGTTCGTGCCCGTTCCCAGTCGCTTGCCCGGCTGATCTTCGCCAGATCGTCGGCACTGAGCTTGACCTCGACGGTGCCCAGCAGTTCCTGAAGCTGGGTGACGTTGTTGGCTCCGATGATGGGCGCGGTCATGGCGGGCTGAGCCAGCATCCAGGCCAGTGCCACCTGAGCGGGTTTGGCTCCCAGCGGGGTCGCCACCGCTTCCAGCGCGTCCACCACATCGAAATTCTGATCGGAAAAGCGCCGCGAGGAATTCTCGTCGGCCCGCACGCTCTCGGGCAGCGGCTGCCCACGCTTGTACTTGCCGGTCAGCATGCCGCCGCCCAGCGGACTCCACGGCACCACACCGATGCCGTATTCCACGCACAGCGGCATCAGTTCGCGCTCGAAGTTGGCGCGGGTGGGCGACAGCAGGCTGTATTCCGGCTGAATGCTGACGTAGCTCTCCAGCCCCTTGCGGTCACTGGTCCAGAGCGCCTGCATCAACCGCCACGCGCTGTAGTTCG harbors:
- a CDS encoding aldo/keto reductase, yielding MTTYRRLGRSGLHLFPIGLGTMQFGWSADEETAYGIMDAYYAAGGNFIDTADIYTTWTPGNPGGVSEEIVGRWMKDRGNRDDIVVATKVRGAMGGMDNNQGRKTVHQREGLSRRWILKACEDSLKRLQTDHIDLYQAHWVDNQTPIEETLSAFSELVQRGYVRYIGCSNYSAWRLMQALWTSDRKGLESYVSIQPEYSLLSPTRANFERELMPLCVEYGIGVVPWSPLGGGMLTGKYKRGQPLPESVRADENSSRRFSDQNFDVVDALEAVATPLGAKPAQVALAWMLAQPAMTAPIIGANNVTQLQELLGTVEVKLSADDLAKISRASDWERARTELES